A stretch of Vigna angularis cultivar LongXiaoDou No.4 chromosome 4, ASM1680809v1, whole genome shotgun sequence DNA encodes these proteins:
- the LOC108330634 gene encoding uncharacterized protein LOC108330634 isoform X3 — translation MSEGNQIDDSKNDDVAEDESSPVQRDEPEEKIRKRDHIDILSHPNVMRLLNKQGDQIVLFADKVLKFTGSGKMKYRYLMITDFAVYLIDPETDSLRRRIALAAVEKICVSLSIMQHPTWLRRLNLRKLKWTRLIRHRGALYCSGQGLYVIVVHLYAPKVCIILPSFH, via the exons ATGTCGGAAGGGAACCAGATCGACGATTCCAAAAACGACGACGTTGCAGAGGATGAATCTTCTCCGGTTCAACGCGACGAACCGGAAGAGAAGATCCGTAAACGGGACCACATCGACATCCTTTCTCACCCCAACGTGATGAGGCTTCTGAACAAGCAAG GTGATCAGATTGTTCTATTTGCAGATAAAGTTTTGAAGTTCACTGGTTCTGGGAAGATGAAATACCGATATCTGATGATTACGGATTTTGCGGTTTACCTAATTGACCCTGAAACTGATTCCCTCAGACGGAGGATAGCCCTTGCGGCGGTTGAGAAAATTTGTGTCA GTTTGAGTATAATGCAGCATCCAACATGGTTAAGGAGATTGAATTTGAGGAAATTGAAG TGGACAAGGCTTATACGTCATCGTGGAGCTCTCTATTGTAGTGGACAAGGCTTATACGTCATCGTGGTTCATCTGTATGCCCCAAAAGTTTGTATCATTCTCCCTTCCTTTCACTGA
- the LOC108330634 gene encoding uncharacterized protein LOC108330634 isoform X2, producing MSEGNQIDDSKNDDVAEDESSPVQRDEPEEKIRKRDHIDILSHPNVMRLLNKQGDQIVLFADKVLKFTGSGKMKYRYLMITDFAVYLIDPETDSLRRRIALAAVEKICVSELTDNFLVVIIPTEYDLLIASARKNEIITAFVEAYEPEVVSSNRFEYNAASNMVKEIEFEEIEGGVKTKILRK from the exons ATGTCGGAAGGGAACCAGATCGACGATTCCAAAAACGACGACGTTGCAGAGGATGAATCTTCTCCGGTTCAACGCGACGAACCGGAAGAGAAGATCCGTAAACGGGACCACATCGACATCCTTTCTCACCCCAACGTGATGAGGCTTCTGAACAAGCAAG GTGATCAGATTGTTCTATTTGCAGATAAAGTTTTGAAGTTCACTGGTTCTGGGAAGATGAAATACCGATATCTGATGATTACGGATTTTGCGGTTTACCTAATTGACCCTGAAACTGATTCCCTCAGACGGAGGATAGCCCTTGCGGCGGTTGAGAAAATTTGTGTCAGTGAGTTAACTGATAACTTTCTTGTAGTTATAATTCCGACAGAGTATGATTTGCTCATAGCTAGCGCTAGAAAGAATGAAATCATCACTGCCTTTGTTGAAGCTTATGAACCTGAGGTCGTTTCTTCCAATAG GTTTGAGTATAATGCAGCATCCAACATGGTTAAGGAGATTGAATTTGAGGAAATTGAAG GCGGtgtcaaaacaaaaattttgaGGAAGTga
- the LOC108330634 gene encoding uncharacterized protein LOC108330634 isoform X1, which translates to MSEGNQIDDSKNDDVAEDESSPVQRDEPEEKIRKRDHIDILSHPNVMRLLNKQGDQIVLFADKVLKFTGSGKMKYRYLMITDFAVYLIDPETDSLRRRIALAAVEKICVSELTDNFLVVIIPTEYDLLIASARKNEIITAFVEAYEPEVVSSNRFEYNAASNMVKEIEFEEIEVDKAYTSSWSSLL; encoded by the exons ATGTCGGAAGGGAACCAGATCGACGATTCCAAAAACGACGACGTTGCAGAGGATGAATCTTCTCCGGTTCAACGCGACGAACCGGAAGAGAAGATCCGTAAACGGGACCACATCGACATCCTTTCTCACCCCAACGTGATGAGGCTTCTGAACAAGCAAG GTGATCAGATTGTTCTATTTGCAGATAAAGTTTTGAAGTTCACTGGTTCTGGGAAGATGAAATACCGATATCTGATGATTACGGATTTTGCGGTTTACCTAATTGACCCTGAAACTGATTCCCTCAGACGGAGGATAGCCCTTGCGGCGGTTGAGAAAATTTGTGTCAGTGAGTTAACTGATAACTTTCTTGTAGTTATAATTCCGACAGAGTATGATTTGCTCATAGCTAGCGCTAGAAAGAATGAAATCATCACTGCCTTTGTTGAAGCTTATGAACCTGAGGTCGTTTCTTCCAATAG GTTTGAGTATAATGCAGCATCCAACATGGTTAAGGAGATTGAATTTGAGGAAATTGAAG TGGACAAGGCTTATACGTCATCGTGGAGCTCTCTATTGTAG
- the LOC108332041 gene encoding probable inactive receptor kinase At4g23740: protein MDKKLALFYIFSTVLVSVLAEPVEDKQALLDFLDSMHHSPHVNWEENTSVCQSWRGVTCNSDESRVTALRLPGAGLSGPIPPNTLSRLSALEIVSLRSNGISGPFPDGFSELKNLTSLYLQSNKFSGPLPLDFSVWNNLSVVNLSNNYFNGSIPFSISNLTHLTSLVLANNSLTGEIPDLNIPSLEELNLAYNNLSGVVPKSLLRFPSSAFAGNNLTSATALPPAFPVEPPAVPPGEKSKGLSEPALLGIIIGASVLGFVVIAGFLIVCCYQNADVDVQPMKSQNKQTSLKTESSGSQDKNNKIVFFEGSNLAFDLEDLLRASAEILGKGTFGMTYKAALEDATTVVVKRLKEVTVGKRDFEQQMEVVGRIKHDNVDAVRAYYYSKEEKLIVYDYYQQGSVSAMLHGKGGEGRSALDWDSRLRIAIGAARGIARIHSQHGGKLVHGNIKASNIFINSQGYGCISDIGLATLMSPIPVPAMRTTGYRAPELTDTRKASHASDVYSFGVLVLELLTGKSPINSTEGEQVVHLVRWVNSVVREEWTAEVFDVELLRYPNIEEEMVGMLQIGMACAARIPDQRPKMPDVVRMVEEIRRVNTPNLPSTESRSEVSTPTPRAVDIPSTSVQQ from the exons ATGGACAAGAAGCTGGCCCTTTTCTACATTTTTTCAACAGTGTTGGTTAGTGTTCTGGCTGAACCAGTGGAGGATAAGCAGGCGCTGCTTGATTTCCTTGACAGCATGCATCACTCTCCTCATGTCAACTGGGAAGAGAACACTTCTGTTTGCCAAAGCTGGAGAGGAGTGACTTGCAACTCTGACGAGTCTCGAGTAACAGCCCTTCGATTGCCAGGAGCTGGTTTGAGTGGTCCAATCCCACCCAACACTCTGAGTCGCCTCTCAGCACTTGAGATTGTGAGTCTTAGATCAAATGGTATATCAGGCCCTTTCCCTGATGGTTTCTCTGAGCTGAAAAATTTGACCAGCCTCTATCTTCAATCTAACAAGTTTTCCGGGCCACTACCATTGGATTTTTCAGTTTGGAATAATCTCAGTGTTGTCAATTTAtccaacaattattttaatgggAGTATccctttttcaatttcaaatctgACTCATCTCACTTCATTAGTCCTTGCCAATAACTCCCTTACGGGTGAGATTCCTGATCTCAATATTCCTAGCCTGGAGGAGCTGAATTTAGCCTACAATAACCTTAGTGGGGTTGTGCCTAAATCTCTTCTTAGATTTCCTAGTTCAGCCTTTGCTGGTAACAATCTTACATCAGCAACAGCACTTCCTCCGGCCTTTCCTGTGGAACCACCGGCGGTTCCTCCAGGGGAAAAATCCAAAGGACTCAGTGAACCTGCATTGTTGGGTATCATCATTGGTGCTTCCGTGCTGGGGTTTGTGGTGATTGCAGGTTTCTTGATTGTGTGCTGCTATCAGAATGCAGATGTGGATGTGCAACCAATGAAATCCCAGAATAAACAAACCTCTCTGAAAACAGAATCTTCCGGAAGTCaagacaaaaacaataaaattgtcTTCTTTGAGGGTAGCAATCTTGCATTTGATCTAGAGGACCTGTTGAGAGCATCTGCTGAGATTCTTGGCAAAGGTACCTTTGGCATGACATATAAGGCTGCTCTAGAGGATGCAACCACTGTGGTGGTCAAGAGGTTGAAGGAGGTCACTGTTGGAAAACGAGATTTTGAACAGCAGATGGAGGTGGTGGGGAGAATAAAGCACGACAATGTGGATGCAGTGAGGGCATATTACTACTCAAAGGAGGAGAAACTCATAGTATATGATTACTATCAACAAGGCAGCGTCTCTGCAATGTTACATG GCAAAGGAGGGGAAGGTAGAAGTGCTTTAGACTGGGATAGCCGTTTGAGAATTGCAATTGGTGCAGCGAGAGGCATTGCACGCATCCACTCACAACATGGAGGGAAACTCGTTCATGGAAACATAAAAGCCTCAAACATCTTCATCAACTCCCAAGGATATGGATGCATATCTGATATTGGCTTGGCAACATTGATGAGTCCAATACCTGTCCCTGCCATGAGAACAACTGGATACCGTGCACCAGAACTAACTGACACGCGTAAAGCAAGCCATGCATCTGATGTCTACAGTTTTGGGGTGCTAGTACTCGAGCTTCTGACTGGGAAATCGCCCATAAACAGCACAGAAGGTGAACAGGTTGTCCACTTGGTTAGATGGGTGAATTCTGTTGTTAGAGAGGAGTGGACTGCAGAAGTGTTTGATGTAGAGCTGTTGAGGTATCCCAACATAGAAGAAGAAATGGTTGGGATGCTACAAATAGGGATGGCTTGTGCTGCAAGGATACCGGATCAAAGACCGAAGATGCCTGACGTGGTGAGAATGGTTGAAGAGATTCGCCGTGTAAATACCCCAAATCTACCATCTACGGAGTCTCGGTCAGAAGTTTCTACACCCACACCTCGTGCAGTGGACATACCTTCTACCTCTGTTCAACAATGA
- the LOC108332104 gene encoding uncharacterized protein LOC108332104: TLARKYRDKSKKLLKSATSVYLSAGINQSLILLVREKDVCWEYAEKLDGNKVRCKFCQRVLNGGISRLKHHLSRFPSKGVNPCSKVRDDVTDRVRGIIASKEEVKETSCVKKQKLAEVKSPSNLSATKALVSLDAASPVMKIFPTGNPMTPSSTNNQENAERSIALFFFENKLDFSVARSSSYQLMIDAIAKCGPGFAGPSAEILKTTWLERIKSEVGLQSKDVEKEWATTGCTIIADTWTDYKSKAIINFLVSSPSRTFFHKSVDASPYFKNTKWLADLFDSVIQEFGVENVVQIIMDSSVNYTGIANHILQSYGTIFVSPCASQCLNLILEEFSKVDWVSRCILQAQTISKLIYNNASLLDLMKKYSGGQELIRTGITKSVSTFMSLHSMLRLRTRLKNMFHSHEYASNTSYANKPQSISCVAIAEDGDFWRTVEECVAISEPFLKVLREVSEGKPTVGSIYELMTRAKESIRTYYIMDENKCKTFLDIVDKKWRDQLHSPLHAAAAFLNPSIQYNPEIKFISSIKEDFFNVLEKLLPVPDMRRDITNQIYTFTKAHGMFGCSLAKEARHTVAPWLWWEQYGDSAPGLQRVAIRILSQVCSTFSFHRQWSTFRHIHSEKRNKIDRETLNDLVYINYNLKFARQMNAKSSEVDLLQFDDIDMTSEWVEENETASPTQWLDRFGPALDSNDLNTRQFGSSIFGANDPIFGL; this comes from the exons ACCCTAGCTCGAAAATATCGCGATAAATcgaaaaaattattgaaatccGCGACCTCCGTTTATCTCTCCGCCGGGATTAACCAATCTCTCATACTCC TGGTTCGAGAAAAAGATGTTTGTTGGGAATATGCAGAGAAATTAGATGGAAACAAGGTAAGATGTAAATTTTGCCAAAGAGTTTTGAATGGTGGCATAAGTAGGTTGAAACATCATTTATCTCGATTCCCAAGTAAAGGGGTAAATCCTTGTAGCAAGGTCAGAGATGATGTTACAGATAGAGTAAGGGGTATAATAGCATCAAAGGAAGAGGTCAAAGAAACCTCTTGCGTGAAGAAACAAAAACTAGCAGAAGTCAAGTCACCCAGTAATCTTTCGGCAACTAAAGCTCTTGTATCTTTGGATGCAGCATCCCCTGTTATGAAGATTTTCCCCACTGGCAATCCTATGACCCCTTCCTCTACAAACAACCAAGAGAATGCAGAGAGAAGTATTGCTCTATTCTTTTTTGAGAATAAGTTGGACTTCAGTGTTGCAAGGTCATCATCGTATCAGTTGATGATTGATGCCATTGCAAAGTGTGGTCCTGGATTTGCTGGTCCATCAGCAGAAATCCTGAAAACCACATGGTTGGAAAGGATAAAATCAGAAGTGGGCTTACAGTCAAAAGATGTTGAGAAAGAGTGGGCAACTACAGGTTGTACCATCATTGCAGACACATGGACCGATTATAAATCAAAGGCCATAATTAATTTCTTAGTCTCTTCACCATCCAGGACCTTTTTCCATAAATCTGTGGATGCCTCTCCATATTTCAAGAACACGAAGTGGCTGGCTGATCTTTTTGATTCTGTAATTCAGGAATTTGGCGTAGAAAATGTTGTTCAAATTATTATGGACAGCAGTGTTAACTATACTGGTATTGCAAATCATATTCTGCAGAGCTATGGAACTATATTTGTATCTCCTTGTGCCTCTCAATGTTTAAACCTAATCTTGGAGGAATTTTCCAAGGTTGATTGGGTTTCTAGATGTATTTTACAAGCACAAACGATATCAAAGTTAATATACAATAATGCCTCATTGCTTGATCTTATGAAGAAGTACAGTGGAGGCCAGGAACTTATCAGGACTGGGATCACAAAGTCTGTATCCACCTTTATGTCTTTACATTCTATGTTGAGGTTGAGAACAAGATTGAAGAATATGTTCCACAGCCATGAATATGCCTCAAACACTTCCTATGCAAATAAACCACAGAGTATTTCTTGTGTTGCAATTGCTGAAGATGGTGATTTCTGGAGGACAGTGGAAGAGTGTGTGGCCATCTCTGAGccttttttaaaagtattgagGGAAGTATCAGAAGGTAAACCAACTGTAGGTTCCATATATGAGCTAATGACAAGGGCCAAAGAATCGATCAGGACATACTACATAATGGATGAGAACAAATGTAAGACCTTCTTAGATATAGTTGATAAAAAGTGGCGAGACCAACTCCATTCACCTCTACATGCTGCTGCTGCCTTTTTGAACCCCAGTATTCAATACAAtcctgaaataaaatttatttcttccaTAAAAGAAGACTTCTTTAATGTTCTGGAGAAATTGCTTCCTGTACCAGATATGAGGCGTGACATCACCAATCAAATCTATACTTTTACGAAGGCACATGGCATGTTTGGCTGTAGCCTAGCAAAGGAGGCAAGGCATACAGTTGCACCCT GGCTTTGGTGGGAGCAGTATGGTGATTCTGCTCCAGGATTGCAACGAGTTGCCATTAGAATATTAAGTCAAGTTTGTAGCACCTTCTCATTTCACAGGCAATGGAGTACTTTCAGACATATTCACTCTGAGAAGCGGAACAAGATTGATAGAGAAACATTGAATGACCTCGTTTATATAAACTACAACCTGAAGTTCGCTAGACAGATGAATGCTAAGTCTTCAGAAGTCGATCTGCTTCAATTTGATGATATTGACATGACTTCTGAGTGGGTGGAGGAGAATGAAACTGCAAGTCCAACACAGTGGCTGGATCGTTTTGGTCCAGCCTTGGATAGCAATGATTTGAATACGAGACAGTTTGGTTCTTCTATATTTGGTGCAAATGACCCCATATTTGGATTGTAA
- the LOC108330634 gene encoding uncharacterized protein LOC108330634 isoform X4: MSEGNQIDDSKNDDVAEDESSPVQRDEPEEKIRKRDHIDILSHPNVMRLLNKQGDQIVLFADKVLKFTGSGKMKYRYLMITDFAVYLIDPETDSLRRRIALAAVEKICVSTWSLHPLLALTLLHPLQLYLYVIVCTIYSGSLRIFTECV; the protein is encoded by the exons ATGTCGGAAGGGAACCAGATCGACGATTCCAAAAACGACGACGTTGCAGAGGATGAATCTTCTCCGGTTCAACGCGACGAACCGGAAGAGAAGATCCGTAAACGGGACCACATCGACATCCTTTCTCACCCCAACGTGATGAGGCTTCTGAACAAGCAAG GTGATCAGATTGTTCTATTTGCAGATAAAGTTTTGAAGTTCACTGGTTCTGGGAAGATGAAATACCGATATCTGATGATTACGGATTTTGCGGTTTACCTAATTGACCCTGAAACTGATTCCCTCAGACGGAGGATAGCCCTTGCGGCGGTTGAGAAAATTTGTGTCA GTACTTGGAGTTTACACCCATTGCTCGCTCTCACATTGCTCCATCCTTTGCAATTGTACTTGTATGTGATTGTTTGTACGATCTACAGTGGGTCCCTGAGAATTTTTACAGAAtgtgtttag